From Leptospira fainei serovar Hurstbridge str. BUT 6, the proteins below share one genomic window:
- a CDS encoding response regulator, which translates to MRNEMHILLVEDEILTAMLIERELKKSGFNVSEHVTTGELALLSAERNPPGLVLMDIMLAGGLDGIETAAKLKSKFDVPIIFITGYSDLSIRERAAKITPLAYLVKPIEINTLKSVIESCFS; encoded by the coding sequence TGAAATATTAACGGCGATGTTAATCGAACGAGAACTGAAAAAATCCGGGTTTAATGTCTCTGAACATGTCACTACGGGTGAATTGGCCTTACTGAGCGCCGAAAGAAATCCGCCGGGTTTGGTATTGATGGATATTATGTTGGCCGGCGGATTGGACGGAATTGAAACTGCCGCTAAACTGAAATCCAAGTTCGATGTTCCTATTATATTTATTACCGGATATTCGGATTTGAGCATTCGAGAGCGTGCGGCAAAGATCACACCGTTAGCGTATTTAGTTAAACCGATTGAAATTAATACTTTGAAATCTGTTATTGAATCTTGTTTTTCCTGA
- a CDS encoding LIC_10421 family protein, giving the protein MKKLMILSMLLLSTHLFAFSEFEELLIKEATTAQLKSITKDYFAKKAKDHKELANRYQTLAGQSQGGKATASDEFKKKYKDLAEHCLKEAEKYRAQANKL; this is encoded by the coding sequence ATGAAAAAATTAATGATACTTTCAATGTTGCTTCTATCGACACATCTCTTCGCGTTTTCCGAATTCGAAGAGTTGTTGATCAAAGAAGCTACTACCGCTCAGTTAAAAAGTATAACGAAAGATTACTTTGCAAAAAAAGCCAAAGATCATAAAGAATTGGCGAATAGGTATCAAACTCTCGCCGGTCAATCGCAAGGCGGCAAAGCGACTGCATCGGACGAGTTCAAAAAGAAATACAAGGATCTCGCGGAGCATTGTCTAAAAGAAGCCGAAAAATACCGAGCTCAGGCGAATAAGCTTTAA
- a CDS encoding copper-transporting P-type ATPase has protein sequence MKDFEIIRNSSQGSEIGTESSNLKETPEYEFVCPMHEQIVQSFPGRCPICGMNLIKREKSAKFDALSSGFVKARTKSAASNTLTVSKKREYVCPMHPQIRQDRPGDCPICGMELVPESGINEEEDGSALRNLFRKMILSFFLSFPIFSLAMAEMLIPHEVSKITFGAGDWIQFALSSIVYFGPGYFLIQKGVKSFISRKLNMYSLITIGVSAAYYFSLVAIFFPEIFPESARMHGKVGLYFEAAAVILSLVLLGEYLQARAQRRTGDAIQSLLGLSPKTANLVLADGTEREIRIEEIKVGDAIRVKPGEKIPVDGVLEEGKSYVDESMLTGEPIPVEKKESDTVFGATTNQTGTFVFRAKKIGSETALSQIVHMVEQAQRSRAPIQGVADRVAGWFVPFVLFIAFLTFLIWMIYGPEPRLSYAILNSISVLIIACPCALGLATPISVMVGVGIGAKNGILIRNAESLEKAESGSVLFTDKTGTLTEGHPSLTDIFPERHSDRILEIAYSLESKSEHPISRAVVRKALERGVGLTSIREFSSLTGIGVTGKIGERSIFVGKRNGWTSVIPSEELLNKEEEFLQQGKTVIWVGEQNEWAGIIAITDPIKNTTYEAVSILKSLGIRIVMLTGDAKISASKVAAQTGIAEVFAELTPEGKQKIVKENKNGKDVLLVAGDGINDAPALSEADVGIAMGSGTEIAIQSAGITLVKGDLSGIAKAIQLSKATMRNIYTNLFFAFVYNFLGIPIAAGLLYPTFGILLSPMIAGAAMSFSSLSVVINALQLKRVKL, from the coding sequence ATGAAAGATTTTGAAATAATTCGTAACTCTTCTCAGGGTAGTGAGATTGGGACGGAAAGTTCTAATCTGAAAGAGACTCCCGAATACGAATTTGTTTGTCCTATGCACGAGCAAATTGTTCAAAGTTTTCCGGGAAGATGTCCAATCTGCGGTATGAATTTAATTAAACGGGAGAAATCCGCAAAGTTCGACGCTTTATCCTCCGGCTTTGTAAAAGCTCGTACTAAGTCCGCCGCTTCCAATACTCTTACGGTTTCTAAAAAACGAGAGTATGTCTGTCCGATGCATCCGCAAATTCGTCAAGACCGGCCGGGCGACTGTCCGATTTGCGGCATGGAATTGGTTCCGGAAAGCGGCATTAATGAGGAAGAGGATGGTTCTGCTCTTCGTAATTTGTTTCGTAAGATGATTTTATCCTTTTTTCTTTCGTTTCCTATCTTTTCATTAGCAATGGCAGAGATGCTTATTCCGCACGAAGTCTCTAAGATTACATTCGGTGCGGGAGATTGGATTCAGTTTGCGCTATCCTCGATAGTTTACTTCGGCCCTGGATATTTTCTGATTCAAAAGGGAGTGAAATCCTTTATTTCAAGAAAATTGAATATGTATAGCTTGATCACGATCGGTGTGAGCGCTGCCTACTACTTTTCATTAGTGGCTATCTTCTTTCCGGAAATATTTCCCGAATCTGCACGGATGCATGGTAAAGTCGGTCTTTATTTCGAAGCCGCAGCGGTGATCTTATCTCTTGTTTTATTAGGAGAATATCTACAAGCCCGCGCTCAAAGGCGAACGGGAGATGCGATTCAAAGCTTGTTGGGCTTATCACCTAAGACGGCAAATTTGGTTCTAGCCGACGGAACGGAGCGAGAAATTCGAATAGAAGAGATCAAGGTGGGAGATGCCATACGTGTTAAACCGGGAGAAAAAATTCCCGTGGACGGCGTGCTTGAGGAAGGGAAAAGCTATGTCGACGAATCGATGCTTACGGGAGAGCCGATCCCGGTCGAGAAAAAGGAGAGTGATACCGTTTTTGGAGCGACGACGAACCAAACGGGAACTTTTGTCTTTCGGGCAAAGAAGATCGGTTCTGAAACGGCCCTATCTCAGATTGTACATATGGTGGAGCAAGCGCAAAGGAGTCGCGCTCCGATTCAAGGAGTAGCAGATCGAGTCGCAGGGTGGTTCGTTCCGTTCGTTCTTTTCATAGCATTCTTAACCTTCTTGATTTGGATGATTTATGGTCCTGAGCCGAGGTTATCTTATGCAATCCTAAATTCGATTTCGGTTTTAATCATTGCGTGCCCTTGCGCTCTCGGTCTTGCCACTCCGATTTCGGTCATGGTTGGAGTCGGAATCGGGGCAAAAAACGGAATTCTGATACGAAATGCGGAATCGTTGGAAAAGGCCGAATCGGGTTCGGTGCTCTTTACGGATAAAACAGGCACTTTAACGGAAGGACATCCAAGCTTGACGGATATTTTTCCAGAACGACATTCGGATAGAATATTAGAAATAGCTTATTCGTTGGAGTCTAAAAGTGAACATCCGATTTCCAGGGCAGTCGTTCGCAAAGCATTGGAAAGAGGCGTCGGGTTAACGTCAATTAGGGAATTTTCGTCGTTAACCGGAATCGGTGTAACGGGAAAAATCGGGGAAAGGTCGATCTTCGTCGGAAAAAGAAACGGTTGGACCTCCGTTATTCCTTCCGAAGAACTCTTAAATAAAGAGGAGGAGTTCTTACAGCAGGGAAAGACGGTAATTTGGGTCGGAGAGCAGAATGAATGGGCGGGAATTATCGCGATTACCGATCCGATAAAAAATACGACATACGAGGCCGTTTCCATTTTGAAATCGCTTGGAATTCGAATCGTAATGTTGACGGGAGACGCAAAGATTTCCGCTTCTAAAGTTGCGGCTCAAACTGGAATCGCAGAAGTGTTCGCCGAATTGACGCCGGAGGGAAAACAGAAAATTGTAAAAGAGAATAAGAACGGTAAGGATGTTCTATTGGTTGCCGGCGACGGTATTAACGATGCTCCGGCTTTATCGGAAGCCGATGTCGGAATTGCAATGGGTTCGGGAACCGAAATTGCGATTCAAAGCGCCGGAATTACTCTTGTCAAAGGCGACTTATCAGGGATCGCTAAAGCGATACAGTTAAGCAAGGCTACTATGCGAAACATTTACACGAATCTTTTCTTCGCGTTCGTCTATAATTTCTTGGGAATTCCGATCGCTGCCGGTTTACTTTATCCGACGTTCGGAATTTTGTTATCTCCAATGATAGCGGGAGCAGCCATGAGCTTCAGTTCGCTCTCTGTAGTGATAAACGCTCTTCAATTGAAACGAGTCAAACTTTGA
- a CDS encoding serine hydrolase domain-containing protein — protein sequence MLNKVIIYILFFLFLSGCGIFVKNQHQTRGSKVQVYLEEQISQNNTPGIQYAVVKANSEIFRFNGGLADIASGRLISDKTTMMIYSMSKTITAIAVLQLAEQDKLSLEDPVTKYLPDIPYGNRLRIRHLLSQTSGIPNPLPLRWVHLEEEEGSFDEISNLRKILEKNPGLDFVPGQKYSYSNISYWLLGRVIEKVSGLEFKEYIRKNIFDRLHIPRNEAGFTINEQEAYSKGYLRRWSFINLFKKFLIDQKFIGEYEQNWLRIRDHYVDGPAFGGIICTINAIVSVLRDLLRENSKLIGSEMKHLLFKQQTNNKGEPIEMTLGWHIGKLDQVSFFYKEGGGAGFHSEMRIYPKFRIATVVLTNNGIFDTRSLLNTIDKEFLK from the coding sequence ATGCTTAATAAAGTTATCATATACATTCTATTTTTTTTATTCCTGTCCGGTTGCGGTATTTTTGTGAAAAATCAACATCAAACTCGAGGCTCGAAAGTACAAGTTTACTTGGAAGAGCAAATCTCACAAAACAATACCCCCGGCATTCAATATGCTGTGGTCAAAGCAAATTCGGAGATTTTTCGTTTCAACGGAGGATTGGCCGATATAGCATCCGGACGTCTCATAAGCGATAAAACTACTATGATGATATATTCGATGTCAAAAACGATCACCGCTATCGCCGTACTGCAATTGGCGGAGCAGGATAAGCTCTCATTGGAAGATCCGGTAACTAAATATTTGCCGGATATTCCGTACGGAAACCGACTTCGGATTCGCCATTTACTTTCTCAAACTTCAGGGATTCCGAACCCGCTTCCATTGCGATGGGTACATCTCGAAGAGGAAGAGGGTTCGTTCGATGAAATTTCTAATTTGCGAAAAATATTGGAAAAGAATCCCGGCTTGGATTTTGTTCCGGGACAGAAATACAGCTATTCGAATATTTCTTACTGGTTATTAGGTCGAGTTATCGAGAAAGTATCGGGGTTAGAATTCAAAGAATATATCCGTAAAAATATATTCGACCGTCTGCATATTCCGAGGAATGAGGCCGGTTTTACGATTAACGAGCAGGAGGCTTATTCAAAAGGATATTTACGAAGGTGGTCCTTCATAAATCTATTTAAGAAATTTCTAATTGATCAAAAGTTTATCGGAGAATATGAGCAAAATTGGCTTCGTATTCGCGACCACTATGTTGACGGTCCGGCGTTTGGAGGTATAATTTGTACGATTAACGCGATTGTCTCCGTTTTACGGGACCTTCTGCGGGAAAATTCCAAGCTAATCGGATCCGAAATGAAACACCTACTTTTTAAGCAACAGACGAATAACAAAGGAGAGCCGATTGAAATGACGCTCGGTTGGCATATTGGCAAACTCGATCAGGTGAGTTTCTTTTATAAAGAGGGCGGAGGAGCCGGTTTTCACAGTGAAATGCGTATATACCCGAAATTTAGGATTGCCACAGTGGTGCTTACAAATAACGGAATTTTTGACACTAGATCCTTGTTGAATACTATCGATAAGGAGTTCCTCAAATAA
- a CDS encoding alpha/beta fold hydrolase translates to MKEWSVLKKFSVILSCLALLFVLLSTIGLFRIPETTGTDPNLPRTSINGYPFYTEKYGNPKNPLIIVLHGGPGSDFQYLKELKRLSDEYHVLFYDQRGSGRSARNDHMSFAIESFLEDLGGMIRIHSNGKKAILIGHSWGGMLATAYISRFPNEIDEAVIMEPGMLNQKTAVEFLTKVKQVQTNLGLSKMAEIALIFSKSIFVKSKDGHEMKDYILTKMMGMGKGQPYQCEGESLPEGAFVRAGYLAFSKTIFPLMDDPKKFNYNLAEGIKSFKGKILLLSSECSFIGFNYQRENHESLFPPATTHLLIPGTGHNMITLKPDESIRKIRDFLKK, encoded by the coding sequence ATGAAAGAATGGTCCGTCCTAAAGAAATTTTCGGTCATACTATCCTGCCTGGCGCTGCTGTTCGTATTATTGTCCACGATCGGTTTGTTTCGCATTCCGGAAACGACAGGGACCGATCCGAATTTACCGAGGACAAGTATAAACGGTTATCCCTTTTACACGGAAAAATACGGTAATCCGAAGAATCCCTTGATTATCGTACTGCACGGCGGTCCCGGAAGCGATTTTCAGTATTTGAAGGAATTAAAACGATTATCCGACGAATATCATGTTCTCTTCTACGACCAAAGAGGAAGCGGTAGATCGGCAAGAAACGATCATATGAGTTTTGCCATCGAATCGTTTCTCGAAGATTTGGGTGGCATGATTCGAATCCATTCCAACGGTAAAAAGGCGATTTTGATCGGGCATTCATGGGGGGGAATGCTCGCCACCGCCTATATATCAAGATTTCCGAATGAAATTGATGAAGCAGTAATAATGGAACCCGGCATGTTGAACCAAAAGACTGCCGTCGAGTTTCTGACGAAAGTGAAACAAGTCCAAACTAACCTCGGTCTTTCCAAGATGGCGGAAATTGCATTAATATTTTCTAAATCTATTTTCGTTAAATCAAAAGACGGCCATGAGATGAAAGATTACATTCTTACAAAAATGATGGGAATGGGTAAAGGGCAACCTTATCAATGCGAAGGAGAATCTCTTCCGGAGGGGGCGTTTGTGAGAGCGGGATACTTAGCGTTCAGCAAAACGATATTTCCCTTGATGGATGATCCCAAAAAATTCAATTATAACCTGGCTGAGGGGATAAAATCGTTTAAAGGTAAAATTCTGCTACTTAGCAGTGAATGCAGTTTTATCGGATTCAATTATCAAAGGGAGAATCATGAATCTCTTTTTCCTCCCGCGACGACTCATCTCCTGATACCGGGAACGGGCCATAATATGATCACGCTTAAACCCGATGAGAGCATCCGTAAGATTCGAGATTTCCTGAAAAAATAA
- a CDS encoding ATP cone domain-containing protein, producing the protein MSKRNRKYSVVKSSGEISDFSEEKLRTSLHKIGAPNRVIERIVREVRSMNPNELPTKDIYKLAYAKLKEESPVFASRYHLKNGIMELGPSGYPFEGFVSEILSHQGYTTTVGQVVKGYCVNHEIDVIAKKENRQFMIECKYHNLPGIVSDVKISLYIYARFLDLEKEWEKLPEQREKFHQGWIVTNTRFTTDAIKFGLCSGMHLISWDFPEHESLKVLIDSMGLYPVTCLSTLSRREKSALLDLKIILCKNLYANPEALKQIGISKQRESMVLAEAEALSSKRIPSGRNKVRRGELQRRRR; encoded by the coding sequence ATGTCAAAACGAAATAGGAAATATTCCGTAGTTAAATCGAGCGGAGAGATTTCGGATTTTTCCGAGGAGAAACTTAGAACATCTTTGCACAAAATCGGAGCGCCGAATCGTGTAATCGAACGGATTGTTCGGGAAGTAAGATCAATGAATCCGAACGAATTGCCGACTAAGGATATCTATAAACTGGCTTATGCAAAATTAAAGGAAGAATCCCCCGTTTTCGCGTCCAGATATCATTTAAAAAACGGAATTATGGAACTGGGTCCCTCGGGATATCCATTCGAAGGCTTTGTTTCGGAAATACTCTCCCACCAAGGTTATACGACGACCGTCGGTCAAGTGGTAAAAGGCTATTGCGTAAACCATGAGATCGACGTCATAGCTAAGAAAGAAAATCGACAGTTCATGATCGAATGCAAATATCATAATTTACCGGGAATCGTTTCCGATGTAAAGATTTCATTATATATTTACGCCAGATTCCTGGACTTGGAGAAAGAATGGGAAAAATTGCCGGAGCAGAGAGAAAAATTTCATCAAGGTTGGATCGTTACTAATACGCGGTTTACTACCGATGCGATAAAATTCGGCCTCTGTTCGGGTATGCACTTAATAAGCTGGGATTTTCCCGAGCACGAAAGTTTAAAAGTTTTGATCGATTCTATGGGTTTATATCCTGTTACCTGCCTTTCTACCTTGTCACGCCGTGAAAAAAGCGCCTTACTCGATCTTAAAATAATCCTTTGTAAAAATTTATACGCCAATCCCGAAGCATTAAAGCAAATCGGAATTTCGAAGCAAAGAGAGTCCATGGTTCTCGCCGAGGCGGAAGCTCTGTCTTCGAAGAGAATTCCATCGGGAAGGAACAAGGTGCGGAGGGGAGAACTTCAGAGGCGGCGCCGATAA
- a CDS encoding FecR family protein produces MDKFRLDWSHMKKILAITILLCMSFLASACGKSKIGGTKGVINFLSGSVTIQRGGQTIKPVVTQEIKAGDILTTGDKSVVMIVFGENSSVLEIQSNSRFNFNDIDSEKVFFQEKGSSWISTDKLLKGEGVTLQTPTVTAGVRGTKFYTGIHEDMTFICHCEGKVESENKQSHSKKINDGDYLSVTKGAKTIYITPEELQKLNMPYGHNHSELENSPVGHQSTMSPEDVQKMIELVKKKLASN; encoded by the coding sequence ATGGATAAATTTCGATTAGATTGGAGTCATATGAAGAAAATATTAGCTATTACAATTTTATTATGCATGTCGTTCCTCGCAAGCGCTTGCGGAAAAAGCAAAATCGGAGGAACAAAAGGTGTGATTAATTTTCTTTCCGGAAGTGTTACTATACAGAGAGGAGGACAGACTATAAAACCGGTCGTCACCCAGGAAATTAAAGCAGGAGATATCTTGACTACCGGGGATAAATCGGTCGTGATGATCGTCTTCGGAGAGAATTCCTCCGTGCTGGAAATTCAGTCGAATTCCCGATTCAACTTTAATGATATAGATAGCGAAAAAGTTTTCTTTCAGGAGAAGGGAAGTTCCTGGATTTCGACGGATAAGCTTTTGAAGGGAGAAGGCGTGACTTTACAAACGCCTACGGTAACCGCAGGTGTTAGAGGAACTAAATTTTATACCGGTATCCACGAAGATATGACGTTTATTTGTCATTGCGAAGGGAAGGTAGAATCGGAAAATAAACAAAGTCATTCGAAGAAAATCAATGATGGGGACTATCTGTCCGTGACGAAAGGAGCTAAAACGATTTATATAACTCCGGAAGAGTTGCAGAAATTAAATATGCCCTATGGTCACAACCATAGCGAGTTAGAAAACTCACCGGTGGGTCATCAGAGTACGATGAGTCCCGAAGATGTGCAGAAAATGATCGAACTCGTTAAGAAAAAGCTAGCGTCGAATTGA
- a CDS encoding enoyl-CoA hydratase/isomerase family protein, with protein MNYLREKIELKNGRAEFIKIQTNEQNSLTRSNLIELEKILQEIQADDSIRAAVLTSDNEKFFSNGVDAENILNTPKERLSEEMGQIVISFGHLLRFDKPLIAEVTGYAMGGGAVMTLACDFRYMLEGKGRIAFTEILVGLPLPLTFIERLRETVDPRCLNEMCLLGKLYKAPEAKEINLINEIATTRIDLRKIVIKKLEEVLSIAPSAYRRTKQAMNKAVISRFEENLEFTRKSLEDPIVVSNLLEAMTALKEKRRPKLI; from the coding sequence ATGAATTATTTGCGTGAAAAGATCGAACTTAAAAATGGTCGTGCCGAATTTATTAAAATCCAGACGAACGAGCAAAATTCTCTAACTAGATCGAATTTAATCGAACTGGAGAAAATTCTTCAGGAGATCCAGGCCGATGATAGTATTCGCGCCGCAGTCCTGACATCGGATAACGAAAAATTTTTTTCCAACGGCGTGGATGCCGAGAATATCCTTAATACTCCGAAGGAGAGGCTTTCGGAAGAAATGGGACAAATTGTAATTTCCTTCGGCCACTTGCTGCGATTCGACAAACCTCTGATTGCAGAAGTAACCGGCTACGCGATGGGTGGAGGAGCCGTCATGACGTTAGCTTGCGATTTTAGATACATGCTGGAAGGCAAAGGACGAATCGCCTTTACCGAAATACTAGTAGGGTTACCGTTACCGTTAACTTTTATAGAACGACTTCGAGAAACAGTCGACCCTCGTTGTTTAAACGAAATGTGCCTTTTGGGAAAGCTCTATAAAGCGCCGGAAGCAAAAGAAATTAATCTAATCAACGAAATTGCAACTACTCGTATCGACCTGAGAAAAATCGTTATAAAAAAATTGGAAGAGGTTCTAAGTATCGCCCCCAGCGCGTATAGGAGAACTAAACAGGCCATGAACAAAGCCGTTATAAGTCGCTTCGAGGAGAATCTAGAATTTACTAGGAAAAGCCTGGAGGATCCGATAGTCGTTTCCAACTTACTTGAAGCGATGACGGCGCTTAAAGAGAAGAGACGACCTAAATTAATATAG
- a CDS encoding alpha/beta fold hydrolase, with amino-acid sequence MRITSILNYFCKYCTVEKIKSVIVTLFNWTIGFNPSFKYEMKNSRLPFYPVAIVRSICLVGLLIIVSDCLPGTRHTGSDSKPGTLEISELEKVRIGGVDQWLFSQGKSRNNPVLLVLHGGPGAGSIGFARYFYTELEKQFIVVNWDQRGAGKSYSLFMSDVTPETYLSDTHEVILFLKRKFNVPKIYLMGHSWGGYLGAIIANRYPEDLFAYIGIGPVVNGEQSVAISYKFVLENGSKNPEISGKVKDLTQEEYLKNRRFWLNQFGVGLFHDTQRYDEDRFLRGLMEDSPEYSIFDMITYLPGIWRSSSRIRPYFFQMNLFKEAPSIRVPVYFFTGKYDYYNPEEILVKYVNGLEAPKKTFHSFECCAHAPHFEAIADFAEQMKLVKLNTYTK; translated from the coding sequence ATGCGAATAACTTCGATCCTAAATTATTTTTGTAAATATTGCACGGTGGAGAAAATAAAATCCGTCATCGTTACTTTATTTAACTGGACTATCGGATTTAATCCTTCGTTCAAGTATGAAATGAAAAATTCAAGGCTGCCTTTTTATCCCGTTGCGATTGTTCGTTCGATTTGCCTCGTCGGACTTTTAATAATCGTATCGGATTGTTTACCGGGTACTCGTCATACCGGGTCAGATTCTAAACCAGGTACCCTCGAAATTTCCGAGCTAGAGAAAGTCCGAATCGGAGGCGTTGATCAATGGCTGTTTTCTCAGGGTAAAAGTCGCAATAATCCTGTTCTTTTGGTCCTGCACGGAGGGCCCGGCGCTGGATCGATCGGATTTGCTCGTTATTTTTATACCGAACTGGAAAAGCAATTTATAGTCGTAAATTGGGATCAACGTGGAGCCGGTAAGTCTTATTCCTTATTCATGTCCGATGTTACACCCGAAACGTATCTCTCGGATACTCACGAAGTCATCTTATTTCTGAAACGAAAGTTTAATGTTCCTAAAATTTACCTAATGGGACACTCGTGGGGAGGTTATCTGGGTGCGATAATCGCGAATCGTTATCCTGAGGATTTATTCGCGTATATCGGAATCGGACCTGTCGTGAACGGAGAGCAGAGCGTTGCGATTTCCTATAAGTTTGTTCTCGAGAACGGAAGCAAAAATCCTGAAATATCCGGTAAGGTAAAAGATTTAACGCAAGAGGAATATTTAAAAAACCGAAGGTTTTGGTTGAATCAGTTCGGAGTCGGACTATTTCACGATACTCAGCGCTATGACGAGGATCGATTTCTACGAGGTCTAATGGAGGATTCTCCGGAATATTCGATTTTTGATATGATAACCTATCTTCCGGGAATATGGAGGTCTTCTTCGAGAATTCGTCCATATTTTTTTCAGATGAACCTGTTTAAGGAAGCGCCTTCGATTCGAGTGCCGGTTTATTTTTTTACCGGAAAATACGATTATTATAATCCGGAAGAGATTCTTGTGAAATACGTAAACGGACTTGAGGCGCCTAAGAAAACTTTCCATTCATTCGAATGTTGTGCACATGCGCCGCATTTCGAAGCGATTGCCGATTTTGCCGAGCAGATGAAACTTGTAAAACTTAATACGTATACGAAATAA
- a CDS encoding alpha/beta hydrolase family esterase, protein MVCILRKISNLKHQADSGTRVHPKKKIVAMTAILFFLSISNCVRKQNGIHSRDIVTSHSIRIQERERSFLIFNPFTLNDGAPKKPLVIALHGRLGSGKQIMSESKLNSIAVRETFIAVYPDGYKRSWADGRGRTPADKEQIDDVLFIESLLSYMIQNYNIDPTKVFIFGHSNGGFMTQRLLSEKGSLFKAGVSVSSQLSISVLKKHHPSLPISVAIMTGTDDPIVPFFGGFVLDGGEIIGAEESITRWADWNRCSPAPLITNLDNKDDETSLEIRSYENCAGKTKARLYKIIGAGHQWPGNERRSLFGINLGKPTQEVNASEEIWKFFRETYQ, encoded by the coding sequence ATGGTTTGCATTCTAAGAAAGATTAGTAACCTAAAACACCAAGCTGATTCGGGTACAAGAGTTCATCCGAAAAAAAAGATCGTTGCGATGACAGCCATTCTATTTTTCCTTTCGATTTCGAATTGCGTTCGAAAACAAAACGGAATACATTCGAGAGACATTGTTACTTCTCATTCGATACGCATTCAGGAAAGGGAAAGATCGTTTCTTATTTTCAACCCGTTCACACTGAACGATGGAGCTCCCAAAAAACCGCTAGTCATTGCGTTGCATGGCAGACTCGGATCCGGAAAGCAGATCATGTCCGAATCCAAACTAAATTCTATCGCAGTAAGAGAAACGTTTATTGCCGTCTACCCTGACGGTTACAAACGATCTTGGGCGGATGGCAGAGGAAGGACTCCCGCCGATAAGGAGCAAATCGACGATGTTTTATTCATCGAATCTTTATTGAGTTATATGATACAAAACTACAATATAGATCCGACAAAAGTATTTATTTTCGGCCATTCCAACGGTGGATTCATGACACAAAGATTATTGTCCGAAAAAGGATCTCTCTTTAAGGCAGGCGTAAGCGTTTCCTCTCAATTATCTATCTCTGTTTTAAAAAAACATCATCCATCTTTGCCCATTTCGGTGGCGATCATGACCGGTACAGACGATCCGATCGTTCCTTTCTTCGGAGGCTTCGTTTTGGATGGCGGGGAGATCATAGGCGCCGAAGAATCGATAACGCGCTGGGCCGATTGGAATCGATGCTCTCCTGCTCCTCTAATAACCAATCTCGATAATAAAGACGACGAAACATCGTTAGAAATTCGCTCATATGAAAACTGCGCCGGGAAAACTAAAGCCCGCCTTTATAAAATCATCGGAGCCGGTCATCAGTGGCCGGGAAACGAGAGACGGAGCTTGTTCGGAATTAACCTCGGAAAGCCTACCCAGGAAGTGAATGCTTCTGAAGAAATCTGGAAATTCTTCCGGGAAACATATCAATAA
- a CDS encoding Crp/Fnr family transcriptional regulator, whose amino-acid sequence MLEKIKSDFPFFADHWDKYEHMFKEKSIPAKKLLLRQGEVAQYIYFLDQGCLRSGFNDNDKEITFQFFFECQAVTSMESIRSSSPSPFFLESIEPSRLIALHRDDAWTLYSKHEEFKDYLIDFLFSRVNNYIRLFLSRIKDTPEERYLDLVRNYPEIIKRIPQHHIASYLGITPVSLSRIRNRVWSEHR is encoded by the coding sequence ATGTTAGAAAAGATAAAATCGGATTTTCCCTTCTTTGCAGATCATTGGGATAAATATGAACATATGTTCAAAGAAAAAAGCATTCCTGCAAAAAAGTTACTCCTGCGTCAAGGAGAAGTGGCGCAATATATTTACTTCCTTGATCAAGGTTGCCTCCGCTCAGGATTTAACGATAACGATAAGGAAATCACGTTTCAATTTTTCTTCGAATGTCAGGCAGTAACCTCAATGGAAAGCATTAGATCCTCTTCGCCGAGTCCTTTTTTCCTGGAAAGCATCGAACCTTCCCGACTAATCGCTTTGCATCGAGACGACGCATGGACGCTATATAGTAAGCACGAAGAATTCAAAGATTATTTAATTGATTTTCTTTTTTCAAGGGTCAATAACTATATAAGATTATTTCTATCTCGAATAAAGGACACGCCGGAAGAAAGATATCTGGATCTAGTAAGAAATTATCCGGAAATTATCAAACGAATACCTCAACATCATATAGCTTCCTATTTAGGAATTACTCCAGTCTCTTTAAGCAGAATACGTAATCGAGTTTGGTCGGAACATCGTTAA